One Ranitomeya variabilis isolate aRanVar5 chromosome 4, aRanVar5.hap1, whole genome shotgun sequence genomic window, GTTTAGTATTTGTGTTTTCCTGTTTTTATCtcggctttttttttattgaccttTCTCATAAGAAACGCCAAAGATAGAAAGGCAAGTCAATATACAATAAAACAAGATCATTTTATTAAATGAATAACAGCAGACGAAAAGTAACACAAGATAGAATGAGACTTCACAGGTAAGTTAAGAAGAAGCAGTAGAACTTGGTATCTATTTAATAAATAATCTAAGTGGAAGTCTTACTCGATAATTTACAAATAATTAATATGTAACACTGATAAAAAAGGGGTATAAAATATATGCAAATTCAGCAATAACAACATTTACATGATTATCATATTTAGAAGAGAAAATGACCCAATTAGGAAGTAAAGCACAAACAAATAGAAAATGTGTATAAGTAAGCCACCTAGGGGGACACCCAGACGCCCATATGTGCAAATGAGCAACGAGACataaaaaaaataagcaaagtataatagatACTCAATATAACAAACGTCAAAGCAGAATTAAGGCAAGTGACTAGGTCCAACACCACCCGACATACATTTCACCAGACACAAATTTCACACCTGGAAAAGTATTTCCTGGGAAACGCGCGTCGCATGCGGTGGGATCTGGTTACTTGCCTTTCTCCAGCTATGACACTTGTTGAGCATCTGACTTGCCACTCCATGTGCCCTGTTAAGAATGAAAATTCACATTCCAATGATTGGTGAAAGCACCAATGGCCGGAGCTTCACCGATCAGTAAGATATCACTTATATTGAAGATATGTgacaacttgttttcactggacaacacctttaatgtcTGTAATTCCTCCTCTATAAATATTGGAAGGATAACATGTAAAACAAAGCAAATCACTTCCCTGTAATTACACTAAAATGAATGAACAAATTGTAATTTTAACcattggaaatatttttttttacatttgcaggTTCTTTGATCTGTTCCACTCTTCACCAATGAAATAATGGAAAGCAACACAACAGCATTTCCATTCTTCGATATTACACTACTAGATGAAACTTCTGTCAATGCCACTGAATCCTCCGACGAAGAGCCTGGATTGCATATTGTGCATTATTTCTCTTTGGTGGTCTACTCTTTGGCTTTTCTACTGGGGACCATCGGGAATGGGCTGGTCATCTGGTTCACAGTCTTCAAGATGAAGAAAACGGTCAACGTTATTTGGTTCCTTAATTTGGCGATTGCTGACTTTGTGTTCACATTATTTCTCCCTTTGAGCATAATCTACCTGGCAAACAATTTCAACTGGCTCTTCGGAAACTTCATGTGCAAGTTGAACAGTATGGTGGCTTTCATCAATCTGTATGCAAGCGTCTTCCTGCTTACCGCCATCAGTATAGACCGTTGTGCCTCTGTCATCTTCCCGGTTTGGTGCCAAAACCACCGAACTCCAAGGCTGGCTTTATTTGTTGTCATGGCTGTTTGGTTACTGGCTTTTATATTAAGCTTGCCATACTTTATAATTCGAGACACCTTCGAGGATGATGACTTCATATTTTGTTATAACAACTTTGAACTTGGAGCATCTAAAGACATTGGTATATCTCGACACAAAGCGACAGTCATATTACGATTTGTTGTAGGATTTATTATTCCTTTTTCCATCGTTGTTACATGTTACTCTGTGATTGCCCTCCGGATCCAAAGAAACCACATGACGACCTCTTCCAAGCCCTTCAAAGTAATCATCGCGGTGATAATTACCTTCTTTCTTTGTTGGCTTCCTTACCATATTTTCTCGTTCCTGGAATTGCATTCAACTTATCGGAAAGATAGGTATCTGCAGAACGAAGTTCGTGTTGGGACTCCTCTAACCACCAGCCTCGCGTTCCTGAATAGCTGCGTTAATCCTTTCCTCTATGTTTTTATTGGTCGGGACTTTAAAAATAAATTTGGTAAATCCATTCATTTCATATTTGAAAAAGCTTTCAATGAAGAGTCAGTGCATAAAGACCTGAAGAGCAAAACCAAGTCTACATCTGAATCCCAAATCCTCTGATCCATAGAGAGACCTTCACATTTGAACTTTTGGGTTCCTGTGCATGTAATTGACTGAACCATCAGTAACGTGGAGTGTTATAGAACTACTGTTTAAAGTATTAAAACTTTGTTGTTTGGTCCTACCACTTTGAGGACAAAAGAGTTGGAGAGACTTTTTAAAGGAAAAATTGAACTCAACCCCAAGGACATCTTGTTCCGTACACCCCTTTAAAAACCAAAGTCAATGGATCAAGGCAAGCTGTCCCAATAGTTGGTTATTTTCAAAAAGTGGATCATCCATTCTTCAAAAAGGGTATCCCACTGCTAAAAATCGGAGTAATCAGCTGTTATTTTTGAAAGAACCTAACATCAAGTGCTCATTTCACCTACAGCGCCCCCGCAGCACAATTgaagtattacacagtgccctGAAAAAACTCAGTGCATGCGTGGATGTGCTGGGTCCTCCTGGTTATGCCTTTTAGTGCTGGCTAATTCATAAAAGTCCCAAATAGAACCTACGAATGAATTCATACCAGTTACACTTCCTTGTTTGTAGAACAATTATTAAACTCTTGCAAGATATCATGATCCAGAATACAAAGTGAGCATTATTTTTGTTTTCCAGTATGTCACTTTTCCCCTCTCATTTAAACCCATAAACTTTCTTGGAACTTCTCAAAAGTCCCAATAGGTGTGGGAAGTTGCAAATTTTAACAAATATTGGTCAAGTCAAATATTGTGACATTCACCTTGTGAATTCCTTGCGTCAATATTATCATGCTTGAATTATAAGAAGTCATCTAAAGGAATGTTTGTTTTGTAAATGATTATATGGAATGTTTTCTTTTTTAGACCAAAATGGTATAATGATGGCGCCTTCTTTGAAAGAAATGTTTATTCAAATATTCCGTATGAAAATTAATTTATTGTGTCCTAAATTTTTGCACCTTTCAACATCAATTCACTTTTATGTTTACAATCATTAATTTCATTCTATATCTTAGTAGTAATTGAGGTTCTATATTTATGATACATTTCTGTAAATTCCTCTAATAGACATAGATTCTTATAATAAAATTCtggctgcctgcagccaccactagggggagcctaaGAGCTTAGTGTATATTTTGCGGGAAGTtcctgtgctccctctagtggtaactacAGGTAGTAAgaactttattcttatgttataatTGGAAACATTATGGCTTTTTATCAGCATAAAATCTTAAGAAAAAAAAGCGCTCATGGAAGGGTCATCACTTTTAGGAAATATTGCAAAATGTGTTGTTATATGATATTGTTATCAGCTTCAGAAAGtaaataaactttttttcttttcttttttctttttaaccccttcatgacccagcctattttgaccataatgacctggccgttttttgcaattctgaccagtgtccctttatgaggtaataactcaggaacgcttcaacggatcctagcggttctgagattgttttttcgtgacatattgggcttcatgttagtggtaaacttaggtcgataatttctgagtttatttgtgaaaaaaatggaaatttggcgaaaattttgaaaatttcgcaattttcacattttgaatttttattctgttaaaccagagagttatgtgacacaaaatagttaataaataaaatttcccacatgtctactttacatcagcacaattttggaaacacatttttttttgctaggaagttataagggttaaaatttgaccagtgatttctcattctttcaacaaaatttacaaaaccattttttttagggaccacctcacatttgaagtcagtatgagggttctatatggctgaaaatacccaaaagtgacagcattcttaaaactgcacccctcaaggtgctctaaaccacattcaagaagtttattaacccttcaggtgtttcacagcagcagaagcaacatggaaggaaaaaatgaacatttaactttttagtcacaaaaatgatcttttagcaacaatttttttattttcccaaggataaaaggagaaactggaccacgaacgttgttgtacaatttgtcctgagtacgctgatacctcatatgtgggggtaaaccactgtttgggtgcatggcagggctcggaagggaaggagcgccatttgactttttgaatgaaaaattggctccaatctttagcggacaccatgtcgcgtttggagagcccccgtgtgcctaaacattggagctcccccacaagtgaccccattttggaaactagacccccaaaggaacttatctagaagaatagtgagcactttaaacccccaggtgcttcacaaattgatccgtaaaaatgaaaaagtacttttttttcacaaaaaaattattttagcctcaattttttcattttcacatgggcaacaggataaaatggatcctaaaatttgttgggcaatttctcctgagtacaccgatacctcacatgtgggggtaaaccactgtttgggcacatggtaaggctaggaagggaaggagcgccatttgactttttgaatgaaaaattatctccatcattagcggacaccatgtcgcgtttggaaagtccctgtgtgcctaaacattggagctcccccacaagtgacccaattttggaaactagaccccccaaggaacttatctagaagcataatgagcactttaaaccctcaggtgcttcacaaattgatccgtaaaaatgaaaaagtactttttttcacacaaaatttcttttagcctcaattttttcattttcacatgggcaacaggataaaatggatcctaaaatttgttgggcaatttctcctgagtacgccaatacctcatatgtgggggtaaactactgtttgggtgcacggcaaggctcggaagtgaaggcgcaccatttgactttttaaatggaaaattagctctaatcgttagcggacaccatgtcgcgtttggagagcccctgtgtgcctaaacattggagctcccctacaagtgaccccattttggaaactagaccccccaacaaactaatctagatgtgtagtgagcacttagaacccccaagtgcttcatagatgtttacaacgcatagccgtgaaaataaaaataatttttcattcctcaaaaattatgttttagcaagcaattttttattttcacaagagtaacaggagaacttggaccccaattgttgttgtccagtttgtcctgagtacgctggtaccccatatgtgggggtaaaccactgtttgggcacacgtcggggctctaaagggaagcagtgacattttgaaatgcagattttgatggaatggtctgcgggtgtcaagttgcgcttgcagagcccctgatgtgcctaaacagtagaaaccccccacaagtgaccccattttggaaattagaccccccaaggaacttatctagatgtttggtgagcactttgaacccccaagttacatagttacatagttattaaggttgaaggaagactgtaagtccatctagttcaacccatagcctaacctaacatgccctaacatgttgatccaggggaaggcaaaaaaaccccatgtggcaaagagtaactccaccatggggaaaaaaattccttcccgactccacatacggcaatcagactagttccctggatcaacaccttatcaaggaatctagtgtatataccctgtaacattatacttttccagaaaggtatccagtcccctcttaaatttaattaatgaatcactcattacaacatcatacggcagagagttccatagtctcactgctcttacagtaaagaatccgcatctgttattatgcttaaaccttctttcctccagacgtagaggatgcccccttgtccctgtctcaggtctatgattaaaaagatcatcagaaaggtctttgtactgtcccctcatatatttatacattaacataagatcaccccttagtcttcatttttccaaactaaatagccccaagtgtaataacctatcttggtattgcagacccctcagtcctctaataaccttggtcgctcttctctgcacccgctccagttcagctatgtctttcttatacaccggagaccagaactgtgcacagtattctaagtgtggtcgcactagtgacttgtatagaggtaaaattatgttctcctcatgagcatctatgcctcttttaatacatcccattattttatttgcctttgtagcagctgcctgacactggccactgaatatgagtttgtcatccacccatacacccaggtctttttcattgacggttttgcccagagttttagaattaagcacatagttatacatcttattacttctacccaagtgcatgaccttacatttatccccattaaagctcatttgccatttatcagcccaagcttctagtttacataaatcatcctgtaatataaaattgtcctcccctgtattgattaccctgcagagtttagtgtcatctgcaaatattgaaattctactctgaatgccccctacaaggtcattaataaatatgttaaaaagaagagggcccaatactgacccctgtggtaccccactgctaaccgtgacccagtccgagtgtgctccattaataaccaccctttgtttcctatccctgagccagctctcaacccacttacacatattttcccctatccccattactctcattttatgtaacaaccttttgtgtggcaccgtatcaaaagctttggaaaagtccatatatactacgtccactgggttcccttggtccagtccggaacttacctcttcatagaagctgatcaaattagtctgacatgaacggtccctagtaaacccgtgctgatactgggtcatgaggttattcctcttcagatactccagcatagcatcccttagaatgccctccaggattttacccacagtagaggttaaacttactggcctataattaccgagttcagtttttgccccttttttgaatattggcaccacatttgctatacgccagtcctgtggtacagaccctgttattatggagtctttaaagattaaaaataatggtctatcaatgactgtacttagttcctgcagtactcgggggtgtatcccatccgggcccggagatttgtcaattttagttatttttagacgccgctgtacttcctgctgggttaagcaggtgacatttaatggggaatttttatcactagtcattttgtctgccatgggattttcttttgtaaatactgatgaaaaaaagtcatttagcatattggctttttcctcatcctcatccaccatttcacccagactatttttaagggggccaacactgtcattttttagtttcttactatttatatagttaaagaatattttgggattatttttactctctctggcaatgagtctctctgtctcaatctttgctgccttgatttgctttttacagaatgtatttaattttctgtatttatttaatgcctcctcactacctacttcctttaattctctaaatgctttctttttgtcccttattgcgccccttacagctctatttagccatattggtttcctcttatttctagtatgtttattcccatacggtatatactgtggttcactgacgtttataacgcagagtgttatgatccttagtggttgaggatcacaaattactccagctaagtaacaaacataggacaagctctagggaggtggcaaactggactgaccgcaaatctgaacctatccaaactcactagaagtagccggtgaacgtgcctaaaaatcctagacgtctcgagccagcctgaggaactaactacccctagagagaaagaaagacctctcttgcctccagagaaataatccccaaagatatagaagcccccaacaaataataacggtgaggtaagaggaaggcacatacacaggggtgaaagtagattcagcaaatgaggcccactaatactagaaagcagaaaatagaaaagggaatctatgcggtcagtaaaaaacccttacaaaatatccactctgagatttcaagaacccccacaccaactaacggtgtggggggagaaactcagtcccctagagcaaccagcaagcgaggaaatcacattttagcgagctggactaaaaacataatgaacgctgataatcaaaaaatgatcaaacagaaacttagcttgtcttggagagactgggagcaaggtagacacaaggaatctgaagagcactgaatacattgatagcaggcaaggaactgagtatccaggtgagctaaataggaaaccaaccaggataacgaaccagctgatgctgcaacctgcagaaagacaacactacacagtaccgcttgtgaccactagagggagcccaaaaatagagttcacaacagcagagccgtgaaaataaaaaataatttttcattcctctaaaattatgttttagcaagcaattttttattttcgcaagggtaacaggagaaattggaccccaataattgttgcccagtttgtcctgagtatgctggtaccccatatgtgggggtaaaccactgtttgggcgcacgtcggggctcagaagggagggagcaccatttgactttttgaacacaaaattggaaggcacgcgtggaaggcacgaaccaaatcggcagcttgaacatcagaggcgacaacccaggaattatcctcctgaccatagcccttccacttaaccaaatactgaagcctccgcctagagatacgagaatccaaaatcttctcaaccacgtactccaattcgccctcgaccagcaccggagcaggaggctcaacagaaggaaccacaggtaccacatacctccgcaacaaagacctatggaacacattatgaatggcaaacgatgctgggagatccaaacgaaaagtcaccgggttaaggatttccaagatcttataaggaccgatgaagcgaggcttgaatttaggagaggagaccttcataggaacataccgagaagacagccacaccaaatccccaacatgaagtcggggacccacaccgcggcggcggttggcaaagcgctgagccttctcctgtgacaacctcaaattgtccaccacatggttccaaatctgctgcaacctatccaccacagaatccaccccaggacagtcagacggctcaacctgacccgaggaaaaacgaggatggaaaccagaattgcagaaaaaaggcgaaaccaaagtagcagaactagcccgattattaagggcaaactcggccaaaggcaaaaaagccacccaatcatcctgatcagcagaaacaaaacatctcaaataagtttccaacgtctgattagttcgctcggtttgggcattagtctgaggatggaaggccgacgaaaaagacaaatcaatgcccatcttagcacaaaaagtccgccaaaacctggacacaaactgggatcctctatcagacacaatattttcaggaatgccgtgcaagcgaaccacattctgaaaaaatagaggaaccaaatcggaggaagaaggcaacttaggcaagggcaccaaatggaccatcttggaaaaacgatcacacaccacccagatgacagacattttctgagatactggaagatccgaaataaaatccatggaaatgtgcatccaaggccttttcggaacaggcaaaggcaaaagcaaaccgctggcacgagaacagcaaggcttagcccgagcacaaatcccacaagactgcacaaaggaacgcacatcccgcgacaaggaaggccaccagaaggacctagccaccaaatctctggtaccaaaaatcccaggatgacccgccaacaccgaagaatgaacctcggaaataactctgctggtccatctatccgggacaaacagtctctccggtggacaacggtcaggtctatccgcctgaaatttctgcagcactcgtcgcaaatctggggaaatggcagacaaaa contains:
- the LOC143770424 gene encoding chemerin-like receptor 1; the protein is MESNTTAFPFFDITLLDETSVNATESSDEEPGLHIVHYFSLVVYSLAFLLGTIGNGLVIWFTVFKMKKTVNVIWFLNLAIADFVFTLFLPLSIIYLANNFNWLFGNFMCKLNSMVAFINLYASVFLLTAISIDRCASVIFPVWCQNHRTPRLALFVVMAVWLLAFILSLPYFIIRDTFEDDDFIFCYNNFELGASKDIGISRHKATVILRFVVGFIIPFSIVVTCYSVIALRIQRNHMTTSSKPFKVIIAVIITFFLCWLPYHIFSFLELHSTYRKDRYLQNEVRVGTPLTTSLAFLNSCVNPFLYVFIGRDFKNKFGKSIHFIFEKAFNEESVHKDLKSKTKSTSESQIL